A single Henriciella sp. AS95 DNA region contains:
- a CDS encoding TonB-dependent receptor, giving the protein MKSLKSFLVASAALSAFGSVASAPAVAQATENEARLDPVTVTAQRIEEDLQEVPVSISTLADEKLNNLKAGGADVRFLSARVPSVVAESSFGRAFPRFYIRGIGNTDFDLNASQPVSLVYDGVPYESPILKGFPVFDLENIEVLRGPQGTLFGRNTPGGIIKFDSARPVHEFDAYARASYGNYDTVTAEGAVNLPIFEDQLALRLSGLYQEREPYVDNAFTGQNDRYEGFEELAGRAQLLFTPLNSDFEGLLNFHARSNDGDARLFRANIIQQGKRGLGPNFERDTVYYDGQNFLAQDTHGLTLTLSKGLADAIDMVYVFGNEQAEIASRGDIDGGFGASFLGAGNFGPGNIPFPSETSGAVNALHQTTHEIRFAYDDGGPLRAQTGVFFFDEFVSITSKNFDSLSPGNPETSQASRSLDTESVGIFASVSYDLTDAVTLSGGARWTDDDKEFSATGDNRSLGDEQVSWDASISWQATDTINTYAKVAKGFRGPTVQQRFGAPSQADSETLVSYEAGVKTELMDRRIRLNTAIYYLDFEGQQLTIVGGLDNSVSLFNADESEGYGFEVDLEAAPIENLLLTGGLSYNKTEFKDDLIIAPGCGAPCTVLDPPVFDDMNNLLGYNISGNSFPNAPEWIANFTARYAIPVGDGEVYGFTDWAFKDETNFFLYDSIEFGQDAYWEGGLRLGYEANSGWGVSVFARNILDEEVLEGAIDFNNLTGFVNEPRTYGVEVNWQY; this is encoded by the coding sequence ATGAAATCCTTGAAATCCTTCCTTGTCGCCAGTGCAGCCCTCAGCGCTTTCGGCTCCGTCGCGTCCGCGCCCGCCGTCGCCCAGGCAACCGAGAATGAAGCGCGCCTCGACCCCGTGACGGTGACGGCTCAGCGCATTGAGGAAGATCTGCAAGAGGTGCCGGTATCGATCTCGACGCTTGCCGACGAAAAGCTCAATAACCTCAAAGCGGGCGGCGCAGATGTCCGCTTTCTGTCTGCCCGCGTTCCCAGCGTCGTCGCTGAAAGCTCATTCGGCCGGGCCTTCCCGCGCTTCTATATTCGCGGGATCGGCAACACCGATTTCGACCTGAACGCCTCCCAGCCGGTCAGCCTTGTCTATGATGGCGTGCCTTATGAAAGCCCGATCCTGAAAGGTTTCCCGGTCTTTGACCTTGAAAACATCGAAGTGCTTCGCGGCCCTCAGGGCACCCTTTTTGGTCGCAACACCCCTGGCGGCATCATCAAGTTCGACAGCGCCAGGCCCGTACACGAATTCGACGCCTATGCGCGTGCCTCGTATGGTAATTACGACACCGTGACCGCCGAAGGGGCCGTGAACCTGCCGATCTTCGAAGATCAGCTCGCCCTGCGCCTGTCCGGCCTCTATCAGGAGCGCGAGCCTTATGTGGACAATGCATTCACAGGCCAGAACGACCGGTACGAGGGCTTTGAGGAACTCGCCGGGCGCGCTCAGCTCCTGTTCACGCCGCTCAATTCAGACTTCGAAGGCCTTCTGAACTTTCACGCCCGCTCCAATGATGGCGACGCTCGCCTCTTCCGGGCCAACATCATTCAGCAGGGAAAACGCGGCCTCGGCCCGAACTTCGAACGCGACACCGTCTATTATGATGGCCAGAACTTCCTGGCTCAGGATACGCATGGCCTCACGCTGACCCTGTCCAAGGGGCTCGCCGACGCGATCGATATGGTCTACGTCTTCGGCAATGAGCAGGCGGAGATTGCGAGCCGCGGCGATATCGATGGTGGATTCGGGGCATCCTTCCTCGGTGCCGGCAATTTCGGTCCGGGCAACATCCCCTTCCCGTCTGAGACGTCCGGCGCCGTCAATGCCCTGCACCAGACCACCCATGAAATCCGATTCGCCTACGATGATGGCGGGCCGCTACGGGCGCAGACGGGCGTCTTTTTCTTTGATGAGTTCGTCTCGATCACCTCGAAGAATTTCGACTCGCTGTCACCGGGTAATCCGGAAACGAGCCAGGCCAGTCGCAGCCTGGACACAGAAAGCGTCGGCATCTTCGCCTCTGTCAGCTACGACCTCACGGACGCGGTGACCCTTTCTGGCGGCGCGCGCTGGACCGATGACGACAAAGAGTTCTCGGCCACTGGTGACAATCGCAGCCTTGGCGATGAACAGGTCAGCTGGGACGCCTCGATCTCGTGGCAAGCGACCGACACCATAAATACCTATGCGAAGGTCGCAAAGGGTTTCCGCGGCCCCACCGTTCAACAACGCTTCGGGGCGCCCTCACAGGCCGATAGCGAGACGCTGGTCTCCTATGAAGCCGGCGTGAAGACCGAATTGATGGACCGCCGGATTCGTCTGAACACGGCCATTTATTATCTCGATTTTGAGGGCCAGCAGCTCACCATTGTTGGCGGGCTGGACAATTCTGTGTCGCTCTTCAATGCCGATGAAAGTGAGGGCTATGGGTTCGAGGTCGACCTCGAAGCGGCCCCGATTGAGAACCTCCTCCTCACCGGCGGGCTTTCCTACAACAAGACCGAGTTCAAGGATGATCTGATCATCGCCCCCGGCTGCGGCGCGCCGTGTACCGTTCTCGATCCGCCCGTGTTCGACGATATGAACAATCTTCTGGGCTACAACATCTCAGGCAACAGCTTCCCCAATGCGCCGGAATGGATTGCCAACTTTACCGCGCGCTACGCGATCCCGGTTGGCGATGGCGAGGTCTACGGCTTCACCGACTGGGCGTTCAAGGACGAAACCAATTTCTTCCTCTATGACAGCATTGAGTTTGGTCAGGATGCCTATTGGGAAGGCGGCCTGCGCCTTGGCTATGAAGCCAATTCAGGCTGGGGCGTATCGGTCTTCGCGCGCAATATTCTCGACGAGGAAGTGCTTGAAGGCGCCATCGACTTCAACAATCTCACAGGCTTTGTGAATGAGCCCCGCACCTATGGCGTTGAGGTGAACTGGCAGTACTAA
- a CDS encoding acetyl-CoA C-acyltransferase → MKDAVILSTARTGLAKANRGSLNDTHGITMAGHVIKGAIERAGIEAGEVEDVYLGAAQPEGATGHNVARNAALWAGCPSSTSGATINRFCSSGLQAIANAAWTIQNEGAPVAVGGGVESLSLVSRSGHMNTYRYTEDQLMKEWPAIWMTMIETAEIVADRYNVSREAQDMYSAESQKRTAAFQESGKMAEEIVPLKTRMKLVNRETGEETYQDVVCDRDECNRPGTTFETLQGLKPVFSGGQQVKEGKYVTAGNASQLSDGAAALVLMEGKEAEKRGLEPLGRFAGFNVAGCDPDEMGIGPVFAVPRLLERHGLTVDDIDLWELNEAFASQCLYSRDRLGIDPEKYNVNGGSISIGHPFGMTGARCTGSLLMEGKRRGAKWGVVTMCIGGGMGAAGLFEIYS, encoded by the coding sequence ATGAAAGACGCTGTCATCCTGTCCACGGCCCGGACGGGTCTTGCAAAAGCAAATCGCGGCTCACTGAACGACACGCACGGCATCACCATGGCTGGCCATGTGATCAAGGGCGCTATCGAGCGCGCTGGCATCGAAGCCGGCGAAGTCGAAGATGTCTATCTCGGCGCGGCCCAACCTGAAGGCGCAACCGGTCACAACGTGGCCCGCAATGCGGCGCTTTGGGCTGGCTGCCCATCCTCGACCTCGGGCGCGACGATCAACCGTTTCTGCTCGTCGGGCCTGCAAGCCATCGCAAACGCTGCCTGGACCATCCAGAACGAAGGTGCACCGGTTGCTGTTGGCGGCGGTGTGGAGTCCCTGTCGCTCGTCTCGCGCTCCGGCCACATGAACACGTATCGCTACACCGAAGACCAGCTGATGAAGGAATGGCCGGCGATCTGGATGACCATGATCGAGACCGCCGAAATCGTCGCCGATCGTTACAATGTGTCCCGCGAAGCCCAGGACATGTATTCCGCCGAGAGCCAGAAGCGCACCGCCGCCTTCCAGGAATCCGGCAAGATGGCTGAAGAGATCGTCCCGCTGAAAACCCGTATGAAACTGGTCAACCGGGAAACCGGTGAAGAGACCTATCAGGACGTTGTCTGCGATCGTGACGAATGTAACCGCCCCGGCACCACCTTCGAGACGCTCCAGGGCCTGAAGCCGGTCTTCTCCGGTGGTCAGCAAGTCAAAGAAGGCAAGTACGTCACCGCCGGTAACGCTTCGCAACTGTCCGATGGCGCTGCCGCACTGGTTCTCATGGAAGGCAAGGAAGCCGAGAAGCGTGGCCTTGAGCCCCTCGGCCGTTTCGCTGGCTTCAACGTCGCCGGTTGCGACCCGGACGAGATGGGCATCGGCCCTGTCTTCGCCGTCCCTCGCCTGCTTGAGCGTCATGGCCTGACGGTTGACGACATCGACCTCTGGGAACTCAACGAAGCCTTCGCATCGCAGTGCCTCTACTCACGCGACCGCCTCGGCATCGACCCTGAAAAATACAACGTCAATGGCGGCTCGATCTCCATCGGCCACCCATTTGGCATGACCGGCGCGCGTTGCACCGGCTCCCTGCTGATGGAAGGCAAACGCCGCGGCGCGAAATGGGGCGTTGTCACCATGTGTATTGGCGGCGGCATGGGCGCAGCCGGTTTGTTCGAAATCTACAGCTAA
- a CDS encoding VOC family protein: MSNIIGIGGVFFLCEDPDATKAWYKDVLGLEESEYGGFAFSHEKSGRQFPKGAMTIFAPFKADSDYFKPSDQSMMFNLMVDDLDAVVARIKAAGVDMTQPPEDHDYGRFAWVMDPDGRKVELWQPIEPKS; the protein is encoded by the coding sequence ATGTCTAATATAATCGGAATTGGCGGGGTCTTCTTCCTTTGCGAAGACCCGGACGCAACCAAGGCCTGGTACAAGGATGTGCTCGGTCTGGAGGAAAGCGAGTATGGCGGATTTGCATTCTCGCACGAAAAATCCGGGCGCCAGTTTCCCAAGGGGGCCATGACCATATTCGCGCCTTTCAAGGCTGATAGCGATTACTTCAAGCCATCTGACCAATCGATGATGTTCAATCTCATGGTCGATGATCTGGACGCCGTTGTCGCGCGCATCAAAGCGGCCGGCGTGGACATGACCCAGCCGCCTGAAGACCATGACTATGGCAGGTTCGCCTGGGTCATGGACCCGGATGGCCGCAAGGTCGAGCTGTGGCAGCCGATTGAGCCGAAAAGCTAG
- a CDS encoding DUF4112 domain-containing protein: protein MPTGKRGDIDRLARLLDARFTIPGTGIKYGLDSIIGLVPGVGDAITGSMGAWIIYRARQEGASHFLISRMIMNLLTDTVLGSVPLLGDIFDFAFRSNMKNARLLQRHLDKHAEAEKKAS from the coding sequence ATGCCAACAGGAAAGAGGGGCGATATCGACCGGCTGGCCCGGCTGCTGGACGCCAGGTTCACCATTCCCGGGACCGGCATCAAGTACGGACTGGACTCGATCATTGGTCTTGTGCCCGGCGTCGGTGACGCCATCACAGGCAGCATGGGTGCCTGGATCATCTACCGCGCCCGCCAGGAAGGTGCATCGCATTTTCTGATCTCCAGGATGATCATGAACCTGCTGACCGATACCGTGCTGGGCTCGGTCCCCTTACTGGGCGACATTTTCGACTTCGCCTTCCGGTCCAACATGAAGAATGCGCGGCTCCTTCAGCGCCATCTCGACAAGCACGCCGAAGCCGAGAAAAAGGCGAGCTGA
- a CDS encoding carboxylesterase family protein — MKFTTLASCAALMALALPAMAAHHDDSDHDADTHTPQVGYTPDNLIDTAVVETPKGRLIGEDMGDVHVFRGVPYAKAPVGDLRWKAPQPVDAWDGDRTVIEVQAPCVQPMVADPSEPNGGGVVGVKSEDCLYAQVTVPEGAEKAPVMLWMHGGAGFLGAGHLGSYDGTANAKNGVITVSINYRLGPMGYFAHPALTAEGGPTGSFALMDAVGALEWIQENIASFGGDPDNVTIAGQSAGGVMVINLLSTPSAEGLFDRAIIQSGAFVSPGRSLEDGEALGQKGAMTLGLPADATAEQLRNITAQTYTYNPSLRAGVSGVIDGQFQTISAKEAFEAGEEIDVPVLIGSNAGERGFSSATKVAAMTGDEGAPAFLYNFQMMPDFRKEKWVNGPIHSAELMYTFDSLETSSWGAGKTDESDEAYADLVNSCWTAFMKMDVSSKTISCADGFEWPAYNEADQAVAVFADEITVGDASEIPDGPSG; from the coding sequence ATGAAATTCACTACTCTTGCATCCTGCGCCGCGCTGATGGCGCTCGCCCTGCCTGCCATGGCCGCGCACCATGACGACAGCGACCACGATGCCGACACGCATACCCCGCAAGTCGGCTACACACCGGACAATCTCATCGACACAGCTGTGGTCGAGACGCCAAAGGGCCGTCTGATTGGCGAGGATATGGGCGATGTTCACGTCTTCCGCGGCGTGCCTTACGCCAAAGCCCCTGTGGGCGACCTGCGCTGGAAAGCCCCTCAGCCGGTCGACGCCTGGGATGGCGACCGCACGGTCATTGAAGTCCAGGCCCCTTGCGTTCAGCCAATGGTGGCCGACCCGAGCGAGCCGAATGGCGGCGGCGTTGTCGGCGTGAAGTCCGAAGATTGCCTCTATGCGCAAGTCACCGTGCCAGAAGGCGCAGAGAAAGCACCAGTCATGTTGTGGATGCATGGCGGCGCGGGCTTCCTCGGTGCCGGTCATCTCGGCTCCTATGATGGCACGGCGAACGCCAAGAATGGCGTGATCACGGTCTCTATCAATTACCGCCTCGGGCCGATGGGCTATTTCGCCCACCCTGCCCTGACCGCCGAAGGCGGACCGACTGGCAGCTTCGCCCTGATGGACGCCGTTGGCGCGCTGGAATGGATTCAGGAGAACATCGCCTCGTTTGGCGGCGATCCTGACAATGTCACCATTGCTGGTCAGTCTGCTGGTGGTGTCATGGTCATAAACCTTCTCTCGACCCCGTCGGCCGAAGGACTGTTTGACCGCGCCATCATCCAGTCTGGCGCTTTCGTCTCGCCGGGCCGTTCGCTCGAGGATGGCGAAGCCCTCGGCCAGAAAGGCGCGATGACGCTTGGCCTTCCCGCAGATGCGACGGCAGAGCAGCTCCGCAATATCACCGCACAAACCTATACCTACAATCCGTCGCTGCGCGCAGGCGTCTCCGGCGTAATCGACGGCCAGTTCCAGACGATCTCCGCCAAGGAAGCTTTCGAAGCTGGCGAGGAAATCGACGTGCCCGTCCTCATCGGCTCCAATGCTGGCGAGCGAGGGTTCTCCAGTGCCACGAAGGTCGCTGCGATGACAGGGGACGAAGGCGCCCCGGCATTCCTCTATAATTTCCAGATGATGCCAGACTTCCGGAAAGAGAAATGGGTCAACGGCCCCATCCATTCCGCCGAACTGATGTACACTTTCGACTCACTTGAAACCTCCAGCTGGGGCGCAGGCAAGACGGATGAAAGCGATGAGGCCTATGCCGATCTCGTCAATTCCTGTTGGACGGCCTTCATGAAGATGGATGTGTCATCAAAAACAATCAGCTGCGCAGACGGGTTTGAATGGCCGGCCTACAATGAGGCCGATCAGGCCGTTGCGGTGTTCGCAGACGAGATAACAGTCGGAGACGCGTCCGAAATTCCGGATGGCCCGTCCGGCTAG
- the lysM gene encoding peptidoglycan-binding protein LysM — MNALKFALEKGKELLDQKSDPAVAIKKEVKDLGLGDDVDIKVNGEKVTITGTAPSQEVKEKIILASGNVVGVSEVEEDIDVASTVFYEVQSGDTLSKIAKAHYGNANRYQEIFEANKPMLKDPDLIYPGQMLRIPGSSAKA, encoded by the coding sequence ATGAATGCGCTCAAATTCGCCCTCGAAAAGGGCAAGGAACTGCTCGACCAGAAATCAGACCCGGCGGTCGCTATCAAGAAAGAGGTCAAGGATCTTGGCCTCGGGGATGACGTCGATATCAAGGTCAATGGCGAGAAGGTCACGATCACCGGAACAGCGCCCAGCCAGGAAGTGAAAGAAAAGATCATCCTGGCCTCCGGGAATGTGGTCGGCGTAAGCGAAGTCGAGGAAGACATCGATGTCGCAAGCACGGTGTTCTACGAGGTCCAGTCCGGCGACACGCTGTCGAAAATCGCCAAGGCGCATTATGGAAACGCCAATCGCTATCAGGAGATATTTGAGGCGAACAAGCCCATGCTGAAGGATCCGGACCTGATTTATCCGGGGCAGATGCTCCGCATACCCGGCTCGAGCGCCAAGGCCTAG
- the pbpC gene encoding penicillin-binding protein 1C, producing MIWLKRLAIAFAALLVAAFALDRIFPPPIERGDTVSIMVTDRDGRPLRAIPTPDNYWRFHADLDEIDPVFIEALLEVEDQRFWSHGGVDWMGMVRAVTSSARAGRIVSGGSTITMQTARLLEPRPRNIGSKLIEMFRAHQIEARLTKREILELYLTLTPYGGNIEGIRAASWRYFGREPDRLSDDQIALLIALPQSPEVRRPDLRPKGADAGRKTIVSKLERLGYLDAARAEEARTSSMPTGAYAFPARAWHATTRAAFEASTDVTSTIDAQLQKEMEALALEHAKEFGNGTQVAILVVNIPTRGVRAAVGSASRDLPGGWLDLTAQARSPGSTLKPFIYAMAFDDGSAAPDTRIADLPKRFASYQPDNFDRMFRGDVRISDALQHSLNVPAVLALDRIGPERFAATLALAGAPPRIHGGADNQAGLALALGGAGMTARELAVIYSALGDGGRAKPLAWTVEDEKRIQAARGFRLMSADSAEKIQRILKDAPTPEGRMPGRLTANAPQIAFKTGTSYGFRDAWAAGVSGDHAIIVWVGRADGAPRPGATGRDTALPILFEVADRATYHLGGEGGAGTRLMTKQAADAQGALQRFERGRPAPQILFPPKDAELWSGEVNGEASRPFVLAGRGEGALSWYIDGEPCPTDDAGLPVWTPTRSGFYRVSAVDPVGREASVLVRVIGAPTG from the coding sequence ATGATCTGGCTGAAGCGACTGGCAATTGCCTTCGCGGCATTGCTGGTCGCAGCCTTTGCGCTGGACCGGATCTTCCCCCCGCCGATTGAGCGGGGTGACACTGTCTCCATCATGGTGACAGACCGGGATGGCAGGCCGCTTCGCGCCATTCCCACCCCTGATAATTACTGGCGCTTCCACGCCGATCTGGACGAGATCGACCCGGTCTTCATCGAGGCGCTTCTGGAAGTCGAAGACCAGCGTTTCTGGTCTCATGGCGGTGTCGACTGGATGGGCATGGTGCGCGCCGTGACGAGTTCGGCGCGGGCTGGGCGCATCGTGTCTGGCGGTTCGACGATCACGATGCAGACGGCCCGGCTGCTTGAGCCGCGTCCGCGCAATATCGGGTCCAAGCTGATCGAGATGTTCCGGGCCCATCAGATCGAGGCGCGCCTGACGAAGCGCGAAATCCTGGAGCTGTACCTGACGCTCACGCCGTATGGCGGTAATATCGAAGGCATTCGCGCGGCGAGCTGGCGCTATTTCGGGCGCGAACCGGACCGGCTGTCCGACGACCAGATAGCCTTGCTGATCGCCTTGCCGCAAAGCCCTGAAGTTCGCCGCCCGGACCTTCGCCCCAAGGGCGCAGATGCGGGCCGCAAGACGATCGTCTCAAAGCTCGAGCGGCTTGGTTATCTGGATGCCGCGCGAGCCGAAGAAGCACGCACATCCTCCATGCCGACGGGGGCCTATGCCTTTCCAGCCCGGGCCTGGCACGCGACGACCCGCGCCGCCTTTGAAGCCAGCACCGATGTCACCTCGACGATCGATGCCCAGCTACAAAAAGAGATGGAGGCGCTGGCCCTCGAGCATGCCAAGGAGTTCGGCAACGGCACGCAGGTCGCGATCCTGGTTGTGAACATTCCCACGCGAGGCGTACGAGCGGCTGTGGGGTCTGCATCGCGCGACCTGCCGGGCGGCTGGCTCGACCTGACCGCGCAGGCGAGATCGCCGGGATCGACGCTGAAACCCTTCATCTATGCGATGGCGTTTGATGACGGCTCTGCCGCGCCGGATACGCGCATTGCCGACCTGCCGAAGCGGTTTGCCTCCTATCAGCCGGATAATTTCGACCGAATGTTTCGCGGCGATGTCCGCATTTCGGACGCCCTCCAGCATTCCCTGAACGTCCCGGCCGTCCTCGCGCTGGACCGGATCGGTCCGGAGCGGTTTGCCGCAACGCTGGCACTGGCGGGGGCACCGCCGCGCATTCATGGCGGGGCGGACAATCAGGCCGGACTGGCGCTCGCGCTAGGGGGCGCCGGGATGACCGCGCGTGAGCTGGCCGTGATCTATTCAGCTCTGGGTGATGGCGGGCGCGCAAAGCCGCTGGCATGGACGGTCGAAGATGAAAAACGGATACAAGCCGCGCGTGGTTTTCGCCTGATGAGCGCCGACAGCGCAGAGAAGATTCAGCGCATCCTGAAAGATGCGCCGACGCCTGAAGGCCGCATGCCGGGCCGCCTCACAGCGAACGCCCCACAGATCGCATTCAAGACCGGGACGTCATATGGGTTCCGCGATGCCTGGGCGGCGGGCGTGTCGGGTGATCACGCCATCATCGTCTGGGTCGGCCGCGCTGATGGCGCCCCACGTCCCGGCGCGACGGGGCGTGATACGGCGCTGCCGATCCTGTTCGAAGTGGCGGACCGGGCGACCTATCATCTGGGCGGTGAGGGCGGTGCAGGCACGCGCCTCATGACGAAGCAAGCCGCCGATGCCCAGGGGGCCCTTCAGCGTTTCGAACGTGGCCGCCCCGCGCCGCAAATCCTGTTCCCGCCAAAGGATGCCGAACTCTGGTCCGGCGAGGTCAATGGCGAGGCGTCCCGGCCCTTCGTATTGGCCGGTCGCGGCGAGGGCGCGCTCAGCTGGTATATCGATGGCGAACCCTGCCCAACCGACGATGCGGGCCTGCCCGTGTGGACGCCGACGCGGTCAGGTTTCTACCGTGTCAGCGCCGTTGATCCGGTCGGCCGGGAAGCGTCAGTCCTGGTGCGGGTGATCGGTGCCCCAACCGGTTAG
- a CDS encoding sterol desaturase family protein: MPSELIVRIGIFFVVFVTLVLLEAAMPKRPSPLARTERWPGAFGLFVIGAVAARLVVPVGLAGLAIWASSQGFGLFNLIDLPIWLVGLASLLLLDLAVWAQHVLMHHVPVLWRMHRVHHADPHIDVMTALRFHPAEILVSLAWKAAIVVAFGLPAWAAFTFEVALNAFAQFNHANWALPKPVDALLRKLVVTPDMHRVHHSVERAEANTNFGFCLSIWDRMFGVYKAQPDAGHDAMIIGQKDWRTAADQSPLALIRQPLERPGHSDA; this comes from the coding sequence ATGCCAAGTGAACTGATCGTTCGCATAGGCATATTTTTTGTCGTCTTCGTGACACTGGTGCTTCTTGAAGCAGCGATGCCGAAACGCCCTTCGCCGCTTGCGCGGACCGAGCGCTGGCCGGGCGCCTTTGGCCTGTTCGTCATCGGCGCTGTTGCTGCGCGCCTCGTCGTTCCAGTCGGTCTGGCGGGCCTCGCCATCTGGGCCTCCAGCCAGGGGTTCGGGCTCTTCAATCTGATTGACCTGCCGATCTGGCTGGTTGGGCTAGCATCCCTGCTTCTGCTCGATCTCGCCGTGTGGGCGCAGCACGTCCTGATGCATCATGTGCCGGTGCTGTGGCGGATGCACCGCGTCCACCATGCCGATCCTCACATCGATGTTATGACGGCCCTGCGGTTTCATCCGGCCGAAATATTGGTCTCGCTGGCCTGGAAAGCCGCGATTGTGGTTGCTTTTGGTCTTCCGGCATGGGCGGCTTTCACCTTTGAGGTCGCGCTCAATGCCTTTGCCCAGTTCAACCACGCAAACTGGGCGCTGCCGAAGCCGGTGGATGCCCTCCTTCGAAAGCTGGTCGTCACGCCGGACATGCACCGCGTGCACCATTCGGTTGAGCGGGCCGAAGCCAATACGAATTTCGGCTTTTGCCTGTCGATCTGGGACAGGATGTTCGGCGTCTACAAAGCCCAGCCCGACGCTGGCCATGACGCCATGATCATCGGCCAGAAAGACTGGCGCACTGCAGCGGATCAGTCACCGCTCGCTCTGATCCGCCAGCCGCTTGAGAGGCCCGGTCATTCCGACGCGTAG
- a CDS encoding TlpA disulfide reductase family protein, translating into MLRTLLAASALSLIAACGDGGGADDATGFILPGADVPASAETKAGDVPRDDYGRPFTYAYLGEGLPEFSGEMVSGETFTSDQLQGQWTVIDVWGLWCGDCMADAPYVAALASAIAQDPDLRFMSIHTPPNANRIDDAYGKYDSVQAYFDDKGYSYPTLLDADASIRETLDIAWTPSYLLVAPDGSVQGFRSELSAVDGEPVKDFLRDIAEVKKAYASE; encoded by the coding sequence ATGCTTCGTACCCTGCTTGCCGCCTCCGCATTGTCACTGATTGCCGCGTGCGGAGATGGAGGCGGCGCCGACGACGCGACGGGCTTCATTCTTCCGGGCGCCGACGTCCCGGCCTCTGCAGAAACGAAAGCGGGCGACGTGCCCCGCGACGATTATGGCCGCCCTTTCACCTATGCCTATCTCGGCGAAGGACTTCCGGAGTTTTCCGGCGAAATGGTCTCAGGCGAGACCTTCACGTCAGACCAGCTTCAGGGCCAGTGGACGGTCATTGATGTTTGGGGCCTGTGGTGCGGCGACTGTATGGCAGACGCGCCCTATGTCGCGGCTCTGGCCAGCGCCATCGCGCAAGATCCCGATCTGCGCTTCATGTCGATCCACACACCGCCCAACGCCAATCGGATCGACGATGCCTATGGCAAGTATGACAGCGTTCAGGCCTATTTTGACGACAAGGGCTATTCCTACCCGACCCTGCTCGATGCTGACGCCTCGATCCGCGAAACGCTCGATATCGCCTGGACCCCCAGCTATCTCCTCGTTGCGCCGGACGGCTCGGTTCAGGGCTTCCGTTCAGAGCTGTCAGCGGTCGATGGCGAACCCGTCAAAGACTTCCTGCGCGATATTGCCGAAGTGAAGAAGGCCTACGCGTCGGAATGA